One Streptomyces sp. NBC_00102 DNA segment encodes these proteins:
- a CDS encoding carbohydrate ABC transporter permease, protein MTLATPAATERTGGRWSGGRWSGGRRPGQRRKDDGRGGERAARDRATWFLVLPALIPILVLSVGPLLYGIGLAFTDAQSGRTRSTQWIGALNFQDLLHDTLFWDSFRIGLLWAVGVTVPQFLLALGLALLLNENLRMRWLARALAIIPWAMPEVVVGIMWRLVYNPDAGILNETIRDLGLGDGRDWLTGFGTALPAVIVVGIWAGMPQSTVALLAGLQNTPHELHEAAALDGAGAWRRFRTVTWPALKPVALSITALNFIWNFNSFALVYVLTSGGPGGRTRLPMLFAYEEAFRYGQFGYAAAMGCVMVAVISVILAVYLAGRLRGGDDR, encoded by the coding sequence GTGACATTGGCGACTCCGGCCGCGACGGAGCGGACTGGCGGTCGGTGGTCGGGCGGTCGGTGGTCGGGCGGCCGACGGCCGGGACAGCGCCGCAAGGACGACGGACGCGGCGGCGAGCGGGCCGCCCGGGACCGGGCCACCTGGTTCCTGGTACTGCCCGCCCTCATCCCGATCCTCGTCCTCAGCGTCGGCCCGCTGCTCTACGGCATCGGGCTCGCCTTCACCGACGCGCAGTCCGGCCGCACCCGCTCCACCCAGTGGATCGGCGCCCTCAACTTCCAGGACCTGCTGCACGACACCCTCTTCTGGGACTCCTTCCGGATCGGCCTGCTCTGGGCCGTCGGCGTCACCGTCCCCCAGTTCCTGCTCGCCCTCGGCCTCGCGCTGCTGCTCAACGAGAACCTGCGGATGCGCTGGCTGGCGCGGGCGCTGGCGATCATCCCCTGGGCCATGCCCGAGGTGGTCGTCGGCATCATGTGGCGCCTCGTCTACAACCCGGACGCGGGCATCCTCAACGAGACCATCCGCGACCTCGGCCTCGGCGACGGGCGCGACTGGCTCACCGGATTCGGTACCGCCCTGCCCGCCGTGATCGTCGTCGGTATCTGGGCCGGAATGCCCCAGTCCACCGTCGCCCTGCTCGCCGGACTCCAGAACACCCCGCACGAACTCCACGAGGCCGCCGCCCTCGACGGCGCCGGGGCATGGCGCCGCTTCCGTACCGTCACCTGGCCCGCGCTGAAACCCGTCGCGCTCTCCATCACGGCACTCAACTTCATCTGGAACTTCAATTCGTTCGCCCTGGTCTACGTCCTGACCAGCGGCGGGCCCGGCGGACGGACCCGGCTGCCCATGCTCTTCGCCTACGAAGAGGCCTTCCGCTACGGCCAGTTCGGCTATGCCGCGGCCATGGGCTGCGTCATGGTCGCGGTGATCTCCGTGATCCTCGCCGTGTACCTCGCGGGCCGGCTCCGGGGAGGCGACGACCGTTGA
- a CDS encoding 3'-5' exonuclease produces MSWHREPLVGFDLETTGTDVETDRVVTAAVVRLDADGAVSEERTWLVDPGVAIPEQASAIHGISTDHARRHGVPAAAAIEEIAEAVAGVLRSGTPLVVMNARYDLSLLDRECRRHGLESITERLGSVPSPIVDPLVIDKHVDKYRKGRRALHALCAHYGVPLDDAHEARADALAAARVVRRMGEVHRPVAAMPLTDLHDLQVTAAATQSASLQAYLRRTSDPTAVVEPAWPVIPRSR; encoded by the coding sequence ATGAGCTGGCACCGGGAACCACTGGTCGGCTTCGACCTGGAGACGACGGGCACGGACGTCGAGACCGACCGCGTCGTCACCGCTGCGGTCGTGCGGCTGGACGCGGACGGGGCCGTCTCCGAGGAGCGGACCTGGCTGGTCGATCCGGGGGTGGCGATACCCGAACAGGCCTCGGCGATCCACGGCATCTCGACGGACCACGCCCGCCGGCACGGCGTCCCGGCCGCCGCCGCGATCGAGGAGATCGCCGAGGCGGTCGCCGGAGTCCTGCGCTCGGGCACCCCGCTGGTCGTGATGAACGCCCGGTACGACCTCTCCCTGCTCGACCGCGAGTGCCGGCGGCACGGACTGGAGTCGATCACCGAGCGGCTCGGCTCGGTGCCCTCGCCGATCGTCGACCCGCTGGTGATCGACAAGCACGTCGACAAGTACCGCAAGGGCAGGCGCGCCCTGCACGCCCTCTGCGCGCACTACGGAGTACCGCTGGACGACGCCCACGAAGCGAGGGCGGACGCGTTGGCTGCCGCTCGGGTGGTGCGGCGCATGGGCGAGGTGCACCGGCCCGTCGCGGCGATGCCCCTGACGGACCTGCACGACCTCCAGGTGACGGCGGCGGCCACCCAGTCGGCCTCGCTGCAGGCGTACCTGCGGCGCACCTCGGACCCGACGGCCGTCGTCGAACCGGCCTGGCCGGTCATCCCGCGGAGCCGGTAG
- a CDS encoding aminoglycoside phosphotransferase family protein — protein sequence MNEERAREVLTAAGLAGNGSSGSASGAELLALGENAAFAVGDLVVKVGRDATHHPELRERAGREVAVAGWLADAGVPAVRAAEPAPRMVEGHPVTLWHRLPDAVRAPEPRDLAPLLTLVHALPAPEGFTLPRRELLGGVERWLQIAGDAIDPADADYLRERRDGFAAAAAALVPHLPPGPVHGDALPRNVHVGPDGPVLVDLETFSFDLREHDLVVLALSRDRYGLPADAYDAFTAAYGWDVREWDGCAVLRGARETASCAWVAQHAPSNPKALAEFRRRVASLRDGDPEVRWYPF from the coding sequence ATGAACGAAGAGCGAGCGCGCGAGGTACTGACCGCTGCCGGACTGGCCGGAAATGGCTCGTCCGGCTCCGCTTCCGGGGCGGAGCTCCTGGCGCTGGGCGAGAACGCGGCCTTCGCCGTGGGCGATCTGGTGGTGAAGGTCGGCCGCGACGCGACGCACCATCCCGAACTGCGCGAACGCGCCGGACGCGAGGTCGCGGTGGCCGGCTGGCTCGCGGACGCCGGCGTCCCCGCCGTGCGGGCCGCGGAGCCCGCGCCCCGCATGGTGGAGGGGCACCCGGTGACCCTCTGGCACCGGCTTCCGGACGCCGTACGGGCCCCCGAACCGCGCGATCTGGCCCCGTTGTTGACCTTGGTGCACGCCCTGCCGGCGCCGGAGGGATTCACCCTGCCCCGCCGTGAACTGCTCGGCGGGGTCGAGCGCTGGCTCCAGATCGCGGGCGACGCGATCGACCCGGCGGACGCCGATTATCTGCGCGAGCGCCGGGACGGCTTCGCGGCCGCCGCCGCCGCGCTCGTACCGCATCTGCCCCCGGGTCCCGTGCACGGCGACGCGCTGCCGCGCAACGTCCACGTCGGCCCGGACGGCCCGGTGCTGGTGGACCTGGAGACCTTCTCCTTCGACCTGCGCGAGCACGACCTCGTGGTGCTCGCGCTCTCCCGCGACCGGTACGGCCTGCCCGCCGACGCGTACGACGCGTTCACCGCCGCCTACGGCTGGGACGTACGGGAATGGGACGGCTGCGCCGTGCTGCGCGGGGCCCGGGAGACGGCCAGCTGCGCCTGGGTCGCCCAGCACGCGCCGTCCAACCCGAAGGCGCTCGCCGAGTTCCGCCGTCGGGTCGCTTCGCTCCGGGACGGTGACCCCGAGGTGCGGTGGTACCCCTTCTGA
- a CDS encoding S1 RNA-binding domain-containing protein yields MRTRVPSFVHRITPYDPADRDEHGCYTGSKDSNSDHGPVEAAQLRAIAAFAEETGVDRVAVREPEISAHLRFGREPAIDGYGLAGLFPPGLGGFHDGAEVSLSVALELVRAMLRDNGAWCRLEYRDVFAVHVGWDQYVFVGSDRLCESALARTRALGLFPELVHASPYDADFDEPGTQRPADEDFWARLRWSVASGRAAILEEGYVYNAERRHRLTEAGLDAVRAGLTPRARLTVWPDLSTDVDAVLASLPDEGLVEFVWEDAAGAVTGALVDESEYGELAVRVAGARAAMALPLAVDERHPLFTAVLPDDDGVLRARWRTEQTPGDRDWDFLRTLRRGQNVRGTVTEIADTGVTSVDIGGFTGVIEVPGLPSPGDDHAPDALTVGQEVSVEILDVDMVRERLTLSPKATRDVRDPSSAQDPRPSRSTGSAG; encoded by the coding sequence GTGAGGACCAGAGTGCCGTCCTTCGTCCACCGCATCACCCCGTACGACCCCGCCGACCGCGACGAGCACGGCTGTTACACCGGCTCGAAGGACTCGAACAGCGACCACGGGCCGGTCGAGGCCGCCCAACTGCGGGCGATAGCCGCCTTCGCCGAGGAGACCGGTGTCGACCGCGTGGCCGTTCGTGAACCGGAGATCTCCGCACACCTCCGATTCGGCCGGGAGCCGGCGATCGACGGTTACGGCTTGGCCGGGCTCTTCCCACCCGGCCTCGGCGGGTTCCACGACGGCGCCGAGGTGTCCCTGTCCGTCGCGCTGGAGCTGGTCCGGGCCATGCTCCGCGACAACGGAGCGTGGTGCCGTCTGGAATACCGGGACGTGTTCGCGGTGCACGTCGGGTGGGACCAGTACGTCTTCGTCGGCAGCGACCGGCTCTGCGAGAGCGCCCTTGCCCGCACCCGGGCGCTCGGGCTCTTCCCGGAACTCGTGCACGCGTCCCCCTACGACGCGGACTTCGACGAGCCCGGTACGCAGCGGCCGGCCGACGAGGATTTCTGGGCCCGCCTGCGCTGGTCGGTCGCCTCGGGGCGAGCGGCAATCCTGGAGGAGGGCTACGTGTACAACGCCGAACGCCGGCACCGCCTCACCGAGGCGGGCCTCGACGCGGTCCGGGCCGGGCTCACCCCGCGGGCCCGGCTGACCGTGTGGCCGGACCTGTCCACCGACGTAGACGCGGTGCTCGCCTCGCTTCCAGACGAGGGACTGGTCGAGTTCGTGTGGGAGGACGCGGCCGGGGCCGTCACCGGTGCTTTGGTCGACGAGTCCGAGTACGGGGAGCTGGCCGTCCGGGTGGCGGGCGCCCGCGCGGCCATGGCGCTGCCCCTGGCCGTCGATGAGCGGCACCCCCTGTTCACGGCCGTCCTGCCCGACGACGACGGCGTCCTGCGCGCGCGGTGGCGGACCGAGCAGACGCCCGGCGACCGGGACTGGGACTTCCTGAGGACCCTCCGCCGTGGGCAGAACGTCCGCGGCACGGTCACGGAGATCGCCGACACCGGCGTCACGTCCGTGGACATCGGCGGCTTCACCGGGGTGATCGAAGTCCCCGGACTGCCCTCGCCAGGGGACGACCACGCTCCGGACGCGCTCACCGTGGGTCAGGAGGTCTCCGTCGAGATCCTCGACGTCGACATGGTGCGAGAACGGCTGACGCTGTCGCCGAAGGCGACGCGGGACGTACGCGACCCGTCGTCCGCCCAGGACCCGCGCCCCTCCAGGTCTACCGGCTCCGCGGGATGA